In Chlamydiota bacterium, one genomic interval encodes:
- a CDS encoding PQQ-like beta-propeller repeat protein, producing MKRFVPFIALVPLAVSSPLPAELANSAWPMFRGNLLHTGRSAYAFPSSVALLWSYQTASWIFSSPAIGTDGSIYVGSGDADDAAVDSHLYAFDSAGTLRWSYLTGYDVTSSPAIGHDGRVHVGSDDNRLYAVDSSGSLAWSYRTGDDVESSPAIGTDGKVFFGSQDYRAYAVESNGALAWSYLTGYWFYCSPAIGTDGRVFIGNHNSRLYAFTASGGLSWSHYATNSAHFSSPAIGTDGNVYVGDNGDGDTFGHLRAFDPSGVFLWSYRAQAQVYASPAIGGDGMIYVGSYDNRFYALAPSGALSWSYDIGEGISSSAALGSDDTVCTAAWDGKVYSFLSSGTLLWTFATGYDIDSSPAIGSDGMIYIGSNDNRVYCLREEPTPTITPTPTSTPTRTATPVPPEPTATPPIDLTADKAEYGTADSISVTADVWPLTVPCYPFVRILMADGSTLYYQSGVGFTASPVPYLGFEAGTILTAEPIRDYLALSASFSGIATGTYILEGGAVDMTKTTSADNLVYFGTVDKEELKVR from the coding sequence ATGAAACGCTTTGTGCCGTTCATCGCGCTCGTCCCGCTCGCCGTGTCGTCCCCCCTCCCCGCTGAGCTCGCAAACTCCGCGTGGCCGATGTTCAGGGGGAACCTCCTCCATACCGGGAGGAGCGCGTACGCGTTCCCTTCCTCCGTGGCGCTTCTATGGAGCTATCAGACCGCAAGCTGGATCTTCTCCTCGCCCGCGATAGGGACGGACGGATCCATCTACGTCGGTTCCGGCGACGCCGATGATGCGGCGGTCGACAGTCATCTCTACGCGTTCGACTCCGCGGGGACGCTCCGCTGGAGCTACCTTACGGGTTACGACGTCACATCCTCGCCCGCGATAGGTCACGATGGACGGGTCCACGTCGGCTCCGACGACAACCGCCTCTACGCCGTCGACTCCTCCGGCTCCCTCGCCTGGAGCTATCGCACCGGCGACGACGTCGAATCCTCGCCCGCGATCGGAACGGACGGCAAGGTCTTCTTCGGTTCGCAGGACTACAGGGCATACGCCGTCGAATCGAACGGCGCACTCGCCTGGAGCTACCTCACGGGGTATTGGTTCTACTGCTCCCCCGCCATCGGGACGGACGGGAGGGTGTTCATCGGCAACCACAACTCGCGCCTGTACGCATTCACCGCGTCAGGCGGCCTCTCCTGGTCTCACTATGCGACCAACTCGGCGCACTTCTCCTCGCCCGCGATCGGGACGGACGGGAATGTCTACGTGGGTGACAACGGCGACGGAGATACCTTCGGCCATCTCCGCGCCTTCGATCCCTCGGGGGTCTTCCTGTGGTCGTACCGGGCGCAGGCGCAGGTGTATGCGTCCCCGGCCATAGGCGGCGACGGAATGATCTACGTCGGTTCATATGACAACAGGTTTTACGCCCTCGCGCCGTCCGGCGCGCTCTCGTGGAGCTACGACATCGGCGAGGGGATAAGCTCCTCCGCCGCGCTGGGAAGCGACGATACGGTGTGCACGGCGGCTTGGGACGGCAAGGTGTACTCGTTCCTTTCATCCGGGACGCTCCTCTGGACCTTCGCCACGGGCTACGACATCGACTCCTCCCCCGCCATCGGGAGCGACGGAATGATCTACATCGGCTCCAACGACAACAGGGTCTACTGCCTGAGGGAGGAACCGACGCCCACCATCACGCCCACCCCGACGAGCACGCCGACGCGCACGGCCACGCCCGTGCCGCCGGAGCCGACCGCGACGCCGCCGATCGACCTGACGGCTGACAAGGCGGAGTACGGGACGGCCGACTCGATCTCCGTCACGGCGGACGTGTGGCCGCTGACCGTGCCGTGCTACCCGTTCGTCCGCATCCTGATGGCGGACGGCTCGACGCTCTACTACCAGTCCGGCGTCGGGTTCACGGCCTCGCCGGTGCCGTACCTCGGCTTCGAGGCGGGGACCATACTGACGGCCGAGCCCATCCGGGACTACCTGGCGCTCTCGGCGAGCTTCTCGGGCATCGCGACGGGGACCTACATACTGGAAGGCGGCGCGGTGGATATGACGAAGACCACCTCCGCCGACAACCTCGTCTACTTCGGCACCGTGGACAAAGAGGAGCTGA
- a CDS encoding PQQ-like beta-propeller repeat protein: MKTVIAVLLPLLLILSLAFPVSAQPASSAWPMFRHDARHTGLSTFGGPNVPTLSWSYTTADSVWSSVAFGSGGEVYVGSMDNCFYAFTPAGALSWSYVTGGEIESSLAVGSDGTVYTGSGDHRFYAFKSDGMLSWSFLADDIIASSPVIGSDGTIYVGSKDNWLRAFTPAGERMWGRGKTHDLYSSPAIIPDGPICLGTDAGIITACDPADGLTSWSYATGSAVYSSPAIATNGRVYIGSENNCLYALRSTGKLTWSYRTEGAIWSSPAILSGAGCYFGSNDHRLYSLNPKGTLDWSYRTGAAIDISSPALGSGGRVYVGSQDNRLYAIKSNGKLAWSYETAGHVYASPSLGSDGRIYFGSNDNRVYCLGPTPTPTSTPTRTATPVPPEPTATPPIDLTADKTEYGTTGAISVTADVWPLSVPCYPFVRIVMADGSTLYYQSGVGFTASPVPYLGFEAGTILTAEPIRDYLALSASFSGIATGTYILEGGAVDMTQTTSASNLVYFGTVDREALKVR; this comes from the coding sequence GTGAAAACCGTCATCGCAGTGCTCCTTCCCCTCCTCCTCATTCTCTCCCTCGCATTCCCGGTTTCCGCCCAGCCCGCCTCGTCTGCGTGGCCGATGTTCCGGCACGACGCGCGGCACACGGGCTTGAGCACGTTCGGCGGCCCCAACGTCCCGACTCTCTCCTGGAGTTACACGACCGCTGATAGCGTATGGTCCTCCGTCGCGTTCGGGAGCGGGGGGGAGGTCTACGTGGGCTCCATGGACAACTGTTTCTACGCATTCACCCCGGCGGGTGCGCTTTCCTGGAGCTACGTGACGGGGGGGGAGATCGAATCCTCCCTTGCGGTCGGGAGCGACGGGACCGTCTACACGGGATCCGGCGACCACCGTTTCTACGCCTTCAAGTCCGACGGCATGCTCTCCTGGAGTTTCCTCGCCGATGACATTATTGCATCCTCCCCGGTGATCGGCAGCGACGGGACCATCTACGTTGGCTCAAAGGACAATTGGCTCCGGGCGTTCACGCCCGCGGGAGAAAGGATGTGGGGCAGAGGCAAGACACACGACCTGTACAGTTCCCCCGCTATTATACCCGATGGCCCGATCTGCCTGGGGACGGACGCAGGCATCATCACCGCGTGCGATCCTGCCGACGGGCTCACCTCCTGGTCCTATGCGACAGGCAGTGCTGTGTATTCCTCGCCCGCGATCGCGACCAACGGCAGGGTTTACATCGGATCGGAGAACAATTGCCTCTACGCGCTCAGGTCCACCGGCAAGCTCACCTGGAGTTATCGGACCGAAGGAGCCATCTGGTCCTCGCCAGCCATCTTGAGCGGGGCGGGGTGCTACTTCGGCTCGAATGACCACCGCCTCTACTCGCTCAACCCCAAGGGGACGCTCGACTGGAGTTATCGAACCGGCGCGGCCATAGATATATCCTCGCCTGCCTTGGGAAGCGGGGGCAGGGTTTACGTCGGCTCGCAGGACAACCGGCTCTACGCCATCAAGTCGAATGGCAAGCTCGCCTGGAGCTACGAGACGGCGGGACACGTGTATGCGTCCCCCTCACTGGGATCGGACGGAAGGATTTACTTCGGGTCGAACGACAACAGGGTCTACTGCCTCGGCCCGACGCCCACGCCGACGAGCACACCGACGCGCACGGCCACGCCCGTGCCGCCGGAGCCGACCGCGACGCCGCCGATCGACCTGACGGCGGACAAGACGGAGTACGGGACGACGGGCGCCATCTCCGTCACGGCGGACGTGTGGCCGCTCTCCGTGCCGTGCTACCCGTTCGTGCGGATCGTCATGGCCGACGGCTCGACGCTCTACTACCAGTCCGGCGTCGGGTTCACGGCCTCACCCGTTCCGTACCTGGGCTTCGAGGCGGGGACCATACTGACGGCCGAGCCCATCCGGGACTACCTGGCGCTCTCGGCGAGCTTCTCGGGCATCGCGACGGGGACCTACATACTGGAAGGCGGCGCGGTGGATATGACACAGACCACCTCCGCCTCCAACCTCGTCTACTTCGGCACCGTGGACAGGGAGGCGCTGAAGGTTCGATGA
- a CDS encoding 4Fe-4S binding protein has protein sequence MKRSRTVVLRRLRRLSQAAFLLLFLALVFRARYASDAMDLGAPDVAAPSAAGRFLDFDPFAALGLLVSTRAIRPAFLWALVTAAATLLLGRFFCGWVCPLGALNQACGRLAPRTQRKGRLARASHLPAQAMKYGLLAALLVAGAFASLQPAALDPLCILARGLVFSVFPAVHLLAARLLSATADSGLPHLADSAEAAFAFLERRELVGEIVFHRTALFTGLLLAAVLAANLVWPRAWCRFLCPLGALLGLLSKCSPVRLFKRHPRCTTCGRCALLCQGGASPEGAAAWRGPECLLCLNCEAACPEDALGFGFREDADARGPDLARRALIAGIGGGLLSIPLLRLSRGRTNRARLIRPPGALPEPRFLAACLRCGACTRICPKNAIHSTILEAGVEGIWTPRVIPRIGYCVYSCTLCGQVCPSGALRRLTPEEKKGSGQVRPVKLGTAVVDRTRCIPWSQGMPCLACEEVCPVSPKAITEDVGPGLGLNAAGGAVGRPAVDTFKCIGCGRCEHICPVEGEAAIRVYSLGESRAE, from the coding sequence ATGAAACGCTCCCGCACCGTCGTCCTCCGCCGCCTGCGGCGGCTCTCGCAGGCCGCGTTCCTCCTGCTCTTCCTCGCCCTCGTCTTCCGCGCCCGCTACGCGTCCGACGCGATGGATCTCGGCGCCCCGGACGTCGCGGCGCCTTCCGCCGCGGGGAGGTTCCTCGATTTCGACCCGTTCGCGGCCCTCGGCCTCCTCGTTTCCACGCGCGCGATCCGCCCCGCCTTCCTCTGGGCGCTCGTCACCGCCGCGGCGACGCTCCTTTTGGGGAGGTTCTTCTGCGGCTGGGTCTGCCCGCTCGGCGCGCTCAACCAGGCCTGCGGGCGTCTCGCCCCCCGGACGCAGCGCAAAGGCCGCCTCGCCCGCGCCTCGCACCTTCCCGCGCAGGCGATGAAGTACGGCCTCCTCGCCGCCCTGCTCGTTGCGGGGGCGTTCGCGTCGCTCCAGCCCGCCGCGCTGGACCCGCTCTGCATCCTCGCCCGGGGGCTCGTCTTCTCCGTCTTCCCGGCCGTCCACCTCCTCGCCGCGCGCCTCCTCTCCGCCACCGCGGACTCCGGCCTCCCGCACCTCGCGGATTCGGCGGAGGCCGCGTTCGCATTCCTCGAGCGCCGGGAACTGGTCGGCGAGATCGTCTTCCACCGGACCGCCTTGTTCACCGGCCTGCTCCTCGCCGCCGTCCTCGCCGCGAACCTCGTATGGCCGAGGGCCTGGTGCCGGTTTCTCTGCCCGCTCGGCGCCCTCCTCGGCCTCCTCTCGAAATGCTCGCCCGTGCGCCTCTTCAAAAGACACCCGCGCTGCACCACGTGCGGCCGGTGCGCGCTCCTCTGCCAGGGGGGGGCGTCGCCGGAAGGAGCGGCGGCGTGGCGGGGGCCCGAGTGCCTCCTCTGCCTCAACTGCGAGGCCGCCTGCCCGGAGGACGCGCTCGGCTTCGGCTTCCGCGAGGACGCGGACGCGCGCGGGCCCGACCTCGCGCGCCGGGCGCTCATCGCGGGCATCGGGGGCGGCCTCCTCTCGATCCCCCTCCTCCGCCTCTCCCGCGGGCGCACGAACCGCGCCCGCCTCATCCGCCCGCCGGGGGCGCTGCCCGAGCCGCGATTCCTCGCCGCCTGCCTGCGGTGCGGCGCATGCACGCGCATCTGCCCAAAGAACGCGATCCACTCGACGATCCTCGAGGCGGGAGTCGAGGGGATCTGGACGCCCCGCGTCATCCCGCGCATCGGCTACTGCGTCTACTCGTGCACGCTCTGCGGACAGGTCTGCCCCTCGGGCGCGCTGAGGCGGCTGACGCCCGAGGAGAAGAAAGGGTCCGGACAGGTGCGGCCGGTGAAACTGGGCACCGCGGTGGTGGATCGGACGAGATGCATCCCGTGGTCGCAGGGGATGCCGTGCCTCGCCTGCGAGGAGGTCTGCCCCGTCTCCCCGAAAGCCATCACCGAGGACGTCGGCCCGGGCCTCGGCCTGAATGCGGCCGGGGGCGCGGTGGGCCGTCCCGCCGTGGACACGTTCAAGTGCATCGGCTGCGGCCGCTGCGAGCACATCTGCCCGGTCGAAGGCGAGGCGGCGATACGGGTCTATTCCCTCGGCGAGTCTCGTGCGGAGTAG
- a CDS encoding DUF362 domain-containing protein: MNRRQFLSWSARLAAGFALLPSSKWLRAASEAAPGRLSFSVPPAPSLPAIALAKGSSPGAQARAAVEAIGGMGRFVAKGDRVALKPNISWDSTPELGADTHPEIVAALVELALKAGAREVVVFDHIIEEPRRCLAVSGIGPAAEKAGAKVVVQGPRAFRDTAVGGDVGTWPVMVPLLEADKFINVPVVKQHGLSKLTAAMKNLYGIVGGRRGKLHRKIHETIADLAAFAQPTLVVLDATRVMLRNGPSGGRAEDLTHPGIVAAGTDQVALDAWAASLLGLKAADVGYLGLGQKRGLGTTEYAALKTARV, encoded by the coding sequence ATGAACAGGCGCCAGTTCCTCTCGTGGAGCGCCCGCCTCGCGGCGGGGTTCGCGCTCCTCCCCTCCTCGAAATGGCTCCGGGCGGCGTCGGAGGCGGCGCCGGGCCGCCTCTCCTTCTCCGTCCCCCCCGCCCCCTCCCTTCCCGCGATCGCCCTCGCCAAGGGCTCCTCGCCGGGGGCGCAGGCGCGGGCCGCCGTCGAGGCGATCGGCGGGATGGGGCGCTTCGTCGCCAAGGGCGACCGGGTGGCCCTGAAGCCCAACATCTCCTGGGACAGCACCCCCGAGCTCGGCGCCGACACGCACCCGGAGATCGTCGCGGCGCTTGTGGAGCTGGCGCTGAAGGCGGGGGCGCGCGAGGTCGTGGTCTTCGACCATATCATCGAGGAGCCGCGGCGCTGCCTCGCGGTGAGCGGGATCGGGCCCGCGGCGGAGAAGGCCGGGGCGAAGGTGGTCGTCCAGGGCCCGCGCGCATTCCGCGACACCGCCGTCGGCGGGGACGTCGGAACCTGGCCGGTGATGGTCCCCCTCCTCGAGGCGGACAAGTTCATCAACGTCCCCGTCGTCAAGCAGCACGGGCTCAGCAAGCTCACCGCCGCGATGAAGAACCTCTACGGGATCGTCGGGGGGCGGCGCGGGAAACTGCACCGGAAGATCCACGAGACCATCGCCGACCTCGCCGCCTTCGCGCAACCGACGCTCGTCGTCCTCGACGCCACGCGGGTGATGCTGCGCAACGGCCCGAGCGGGGGGCGGGCGGAGGACCTGACCCACCCCGGGATCGTCGCCGCGGGGACCGACCAGGTCGCCCTCGACGCGTGGGCCGCCTCGCTCCTCGGCCTGAAGGCCGCGGACGTCGGCTACCTCGGCCTCGGGCAGAAGCGCGGCCTCGGCACCACGGAGTACGCGGCCCTCAAGACGGCCCGCGTATGA
- a CDS encoding biopolymer transporter ExbD, translating to MRRRARGAKLIADINITPLTDVALGVLLIFMVAAPVIYQSSIQVRLPKTVTAQKPPRTVTVTVNAAGEVAFEERRYRFPDDGAALGARLAEVSASAGDSSIVINGDRDVRYDAIVQVIDTALQAGISRIILATEHEKAAARRGR from the coding sequence ATGAGGCGGCGCGCGCGGGGGGCGAAGCTGATCGCGGATATCAACATCACGCCGCTCACGGACGTGGCCCTCGGGGTCCTGCTCATCTTCATGGTCGCCGCGCCGGTCATCTACCAGTCGAGCATCCAGGTCCGCCTCCCCAAGACCGTCACCGCGCAGAAACCCCCGCGCACGGTGACCGTCACCGTCAACGCCGCGGGGGAGGTGGCGTTCGAGGAGCGGCGCTACCGGTTCCCCGACGACGGCGCCGCGCTCGGCGCGCGCCTCGCCGAGGTCTCCGCCTCGGCGGGCGACTCCTCCATCGTCATCAACGGAGACCGGGACGTCCGCTACGACGCGATCGTCCAGGTCATCGACACCGCCCTCCAGGCGGGGATCAGCCGCATCATCCTCGCCACGGAGCACGAGAAGGCCGCCGCGCGGCGGGGAAGGTGA
- a CDS encoding MotA/TolQ/ExbB proton channel family protein, which yields MFQGHGLLGLVRAGGPTMYLLLGCSVLSLAVIVERSICYWINSPVTRRTFVAALVKALRKGGRDEALAVCAKVSAPFARVAAAGLSRPGAGAAVAMEREIELQTMLLERRISIVGTIGSVAVYLGLLGTVLGIIQAFGDVSQGSGEAMNAVTAGVAQALLTTAAGLVVAVPAVVAYNYFVRRIDLFVSDMELCASEVREAMEAEER from the coding sequence ATGTTTCAGGGACACGGACTACTCGGGCTGGTGCGGGCGGGCGGGCCGACGATGTACCTGCTGCTCGGCTGTTCCGTCCTGTCGTTGGCGGTGATCGTGGAGCGCTCCATCTGCTACTGGATCAACTCCCCGGTCACGCGGAGGACGTTCGTCGCCGCCCTCGTCAAGGCGCTGCGGAAGGGTGGCCGCGACGAGGCCCTCGCCGTCTGCGCCAAGGTCTCCGCCCCGTTCGCGCGGGTGGCCGCCGCCGGGCTCTCGCGCCCCGGCGCGGGCGCCGCCGTCGCGATGGAGCGCGAGATCGAGCTCCAGACGATGCTGCTCGAACGCCGCATCAGCATCGTCGGCACCATCGGGAGCGTGGCGGTGTACCTCGGGCTCCTCGGGACGGTGCTCGGCATCATACAGGCGTTCGGGGACGTCTCCCAGGGCTCCGGCGAGGCGATGAACGCGGTGACCGCCGGGGTCGCCCAGGCGCTGCTGACCACCGCGGCGGGGCTGGTGGTGGCGGTGCCGGCGGTGGTGGCGTACAACTACTTCGTCCGGAGGATCGACCTGTTCGTCTCCGACATGGAGCTCTGCGCCTCCGAGGTCCGGGAGGCGATGGAGGCGGAGGAACGATGA